From one Paeniglutamicibacter psychrophenolicus genomic stretch:
- a CDS encoding NAD-dependent epimerase/dehydratase family protein, whose product MSAELIPEAPRHVLVTGASGLLGGAVATLLRAKGHQVRTFQRRASTAATDEVLGSLTDPAAVRRAVRGMDAVIHLAAKVSFTGSWHDFVATNITGTNTLLEAARDAGARDFVFVSSPSVAHFGEPLAGAGAGVADPDRARGNYARSKAAAELNALAQDAPGFRVTAIRPHVVWGPGDTQLVERMIERARDGRLPLLDQGAALIDTTYIDNAAGAIVRGLERMEHAHGRALVVTNGEPRPVGELIAGICRAGGVPAPRLSVPGWLARGAGSVIERLWLAAGSRNLVHDEPPMTKFLAEQLSTAHWFDQRETREVLDWEPSVGLDEGLKRLAAHYGGLGPGNSS is encoded by the coding sequence ATGAGCGCCGAGCTGATTCCCGAGGCCCCGCGCCATGTGCTGGTAACCGGAGCCAGCGGGCTGCTCGGCGGGGCCGTGGCCACGCTGCTGCGGGCCAAGGGGCACCAGGTGCGAACCTTCCAGCGCCGTGCCTCAACGGCAGCCACGGACGAGGTGCTGGGCTCGCTGACAGATCCGGCCGCGGTCCGCCGTGCCGTGCGCGGCATGGACGCGGTCATCCACCTGGCGGCCAAGGTCTCCTTCACGGGTTCCTGGCACGACTTCGTGGCCACCAACATCACCGGAACCAACACCCTGCTCGAGGCGGCCAGGGACGCCGGGGCCAGGGACTTCGTGTTCGTTTCCTCCCCCTCGGTCGCCCACTTCGGCGAACCGCTGGCCGGAGCCGGGGCCGGGGTTGCCGACCCGGACCGGGCCCGCGGGAACTACGCCCGGTCCAAGGCGGCCGCCGAGCTCAATGCGCTGGCCCAGGACGCACCGGGTTTCCGCGTGACGGCCATCAGGCCGCACGTGGTCTGGGGCCCGGGCGACACCCAGCTGGTGGAACGCATGATCGAGCGGGCCAGGGACGGCAGGCTTCCGTTGCTGGACCAGGGTGCCGCGCTGATAGACACCACCTACATCGACAATGCCGCCGGTGCCATCGTGCGCGGGCTCGAGCGCATGGAACACGCCCACGGCCGTGCCCTGGTGGTCACCAACGGCGAACCGCGGCCCGTGGGCGAGCTGATCGCCGGGATCTGCCGGGCCGGCGGCGTGCCGGCACCGCGCCTAAGCGTCCCTGGCTGGCTGGCGCGCGGCGCGGGCTCGGTCATTGAGCGCTTGTGGCTCGCGGCCGGGTCGCGGAACCTGGTGCACGACGAACCACCCATGACCAAGTTCCTCGCCGAACAGCTCTCCACCGCGCACTGGTTCGACCAGCGCGAAACCCGGGAGGTCCTGGACTGGGAGCCGAGCGTGGGCCTTGACGAGGGGTTGAAGCGTCTCGCCGCCCACTATGGCGGCCTGGGACCCGGGAATTCTTCCTGA